The Thermoproteota archaeon genome includes a window with the following:
- a CDS encoding cation-binding protein encodes MSTTSLRKDHDLIEKVIKSMDTTVQLLESGKSIPESILLPVIDFSKNFTDVCHHSKEENSFFPALGKAGMPTNMGPIAVMLMEHEKSRKIASNMEQSTKTYLSTGDATKLISDMKEYVEHITEHLWKENNRLFMMAEARLQYVAKQIDTELHEIEAKKLKETGKTRADYEKIAEDIAKQISEQ; translated from the coding sequence ATGTCGACCACTTCCTTACGAAAAGATCACGATCTCATTGAGAAAGTCATTAAATCAATGGATACTACAGTTCAACTCTTAGAAAGTGGTAAATCTATTCCTGAATCAATTCTTTTACCCGTAATAGATTTTTCAAAAAATTTTACTGATGTATGCCATCATAGCAAAGAAGAAAATTCATTTTTCCCTGCATTAGGTAAAGCAGGCATGCCAACTAACATGGGTCCTATTGCTGTTATGCTTATGGAACACGAAAAGTCACGAAAAATTGCATCAAATATGGAACAATCAACCAAAACTTATCTTTCAACTGGAGATGCAACAAAGTTAATCTCAGATATGAAAGAATATGTTGAACATATTACCGAACACCTCTGGAAAGAAAATAATCGTCTTTTCATGATGGCAGAAGCAAGATTGCAATATGTTGCAAAACAAATTGATACCGAATTACATGAGATAGAAGCAAAGAAACTCAAAGAAACTGGTAAGACCAGAGCCGATTATGAAAAAATTGCAGAAGATATTGCTAAACAGATTTCTGAGCAATAA
- a CDS encoding transcription factor, with translation MIDKYEDPFVRIAQMIGGDEYLKVARSLLKAEDATDEEIASSTGLRINMVRKVLYDLFGKSLITGIRVKDERKGWFVYRWRSRREEVENFIENQKKKITERLQQRLDYENSSEFYHCGNEDCPRVTFEDALEGMFKCPSCGKVLNLKKNDKAKKAFAKKIDEIKKDMQQTF, from the coding sequence TTGATTGACAAGTACGAAGATCCATTTGTAAGAATTGCCCAAATGATTGGGGGAGATGAATATCTCAAAGTTGCAAGGTCTCTACTAAAAGCAGAAGATGCTACAGATGAAGAGATTGCAAGCTCAACAGGTCTGAGAATCAACATGGTAAGAAAAGTACTGTATGATTTGTTTGGAAAATCTTTGATTACGGGAATTAGGGTCAAGGATGAAAGAAAGGGATGGTTTGTGTACAGATGGCGATCAAGAAGAGAAGAAGTAGAAAATTTTATCGAAAATCAAAAGAAAAAGATTACAGAGAGACTACAACAAAGATTAGATTACGAAAACTCTTCAGAATTTTATCATTGTGGTAATGAAGATTGTCCGAGAGTAACATTTGAAGATGCACTTGAAGGAATGTTCAAATGTCCATCCTGTGGCAAAGTTCTTAATTTAAAGAAGAATGACAAGGCAAAGAAAGCGTTTGCAAAGAAAATTGATGAAATTAAAAAAGACATGCAACAAACTTTCTAA
- a CDS encoding tRNA (cytidine(56)-2'-O)-methyltransferase codes for MTIEVLRIGQRVVRDDRVTTHVALVSRAFGASKIFMNEVNPEIKETLEKINETWGGDFVVEFIENWKSVLKEKKKNSVKIIHLTMYGTEINQIDDKIQNESNILIVVGAEKVPREIYELSDYNVSIGNQPHSEISALAVLLDRIQKGKQFDVKFSNAKREIIPTNEGKRVIVNKTRD; via the coding sequence ATGACAATCGAAGTTCTTAGAATAGGTCAAAGAGTAGTCAGAGACGACAGAGTGACTACTCATGTTGCTTTGGTCTCCAGAGCATTTGGAGCATCAAAAATCTTCATGAACGAAGTGAATCCAGAGATTAAAGAAACATTAGAGAAAATTAACGAAACTTGGGGAGGAGATTTTGTAGTTGAGTTTATTGAAAATTGGAAAAGTGTACTAAAAGAAAAAAAGAAGAATTCTGTGAAAATTATCCATTTAACTATGTATGGGACTGAAATAAACCAAATTGACGATAAGATTCAAAATGAATCAAACATACTAATCGTAGTCGGTGCTGAAAAAGTACCCAGAGAAATTTATGAATTATCTGATTACAACGTTTCAATTGGCAACCAACCACATTCAGAGATTAGTGCACTGGCAGTATTATTAGACAGAATACAAAAAGGGAAACAATTTGATGTAAAATTTTCCAATGCCAAAAGAGAGATCATTCCAACAAATGAAGGCAAAAGGGTTATCGTGAATAAAACAAGGGATTAA
- the hflX gene encoding GTPase HflX: protein MQSAILITYDKDDIKNEAVALCDSAGYQILHIIQQKFLQRQKYGISEEIVERLDTIAQKLNPDVIVFDEVLKPSQNYNLASKLRRNILDRETLILEIFERRASSSESHLQVKLAQMRYEMSRAKEKVRLAKIGEQPGFMGIGQYEVETYHNDIKHRMQTVKSKLEKAGKQRELHRVSRKRQGFKTISLAGYTSAGKTTLFNALTGETKEQSSELFTTLSTTIRRVTIDQVPFLISDTVGFISKLPAYMIEAFRSTLEELLFTDVVVVVIDISDSGVNLRKKFASCHKTLSELGVQPDRIIFAMNKADLVDMSEINEKIKSIGLEESKKWIPVSAKSGENIQKLKELIKEVLDGQQTPTIIKNPYKEELEKFYDNRSS from the coding sequence ATGCAATCAGCTATCCTAATTACGTATGATAAAGATGATATCAAAAACGAAGCGGTAGCTTTGTGTGATTCTGCAGGATATCAGATCTTGCATATTATACAGCAGAAATTTCTCCAACGCCAAAAATATGGAATAAGCGAAGAAATTGTTGAAAGGCTAGACACTATTGCTCAGAAATTAAATCCCGATGTCATAGTTTTTGATGAAGTTCTAAAACCGAGTCAGAATTATAACCTTGCATCAAAATTACGAAGAAATATCCTAGACAGGGAAACCCTAATTTTGGAAATTTTTGAGCGCCGTGCTTCCAGTTCAGAGTCACATTTGCAAGTAAAATTAGCACAAATGAGATACGAAATGTCCAGAGCCAAAGAAAAAGTAAGACTTGCAAAAATTGGTGAACAGCCAGGATTTATGGGAATTGGTCAATATGAAGTTGAAACATATCATAATGATATTAAGCATAGAATGCAGACTGTAAAATCAAAATTAGAAAAGGCGGGAAAACAAAGGGAGCTTCACAGAGTTTCAAGAAAAAGACAGGGATTCAAAACAATTTCTCTTGCAGGATATACATCTGCGGGAAAAACTACATTGTTTAATGCCTTGACTGGAGAGACAAAAGAACAAAGCAGTGAATTATTTACCACATTATCAACAACCATAAGAAGAGTTACAATTGATCAAGTGCCATTTTTAATTTCAGATACAGTAGGTTTTATCAGTAAACTTCCGGCATATATGATTGAAGCATTTAGATCAACACTAGAAGAACTACTTTTTACAGATGTTGTAGTGGTGGTGATCGATATTAGTGATTCTGGGGTTAACTTGAGAAAAAAATTTGCCAGTTGCCATAAAACTTTGAGTGAGCTTGGGGTACAACCCGATAGAATAATTTTTGCAATGAACAAAGCAGATTTGGTAGATATGAGTGAGATAAATGAAAAAATTAAAAGCATTGGATTGGAAGAAAGTAAAAAATGGATTCCAGTTTCAGCAAAGTCTGGTGAAAATATTCAAAAATTAAAAGAGTTGATCAAGGAAGTATTAGACGGTCAGCAAACTCCAACAATTATAAAAAATCCATACAAAGAAGAGTTGGAAAAATTTTATGACAATCGAAGTTCTTAG